GTGTTGGCCGCCAGGGCCGCGAACTGGGGGTCGGCGGCCTCGTAGCGGATTCGCACCACCCGGGAGTCCTTGACCGGCTCGACCTTCAGGTTTCGCAGCAGGATGGTGACCGGATCCTTGCGCAGTCGGGCCTGCTCCTGGGCAGCCGGGTCCTTTATCTCGTCGACTGCCAGGAACGCCAGGTTGGTCGCGAGCTGGAGTTTGTCGACAACTCGCTGGCCCACGGCCCGGCTGGTGAGGACCCTGTACTGGGTCTCGTAGTATTCGCGGCTGTACCAGTAGCCGCCGGTGCCGGCCTCCATGACGTCCTGCACCGACTCCTTGTCGAGCACCTTCGGGGCAGAGAGGTCGATGATGATGGTGCAGGTCGCGTCGAAGATCTTGGTTTGGCGTAGCGTGACGATGGCGGTGACGAGGACCGTGGCGACGAAGAACGGGAGCACCAGCCAGCGGCGGCGAACGATGGTTCGCCAGTATGCGTGCAGGTCGAAGGCATCCCGGCGCTCGCCGACTTGCGTCGAGGGCTCGGGCTGGTAGTTCCTGGTGTCGGTCATCTCGGTGCTCCACGTCGGCCGGCCGCGCTGCGCCTGCGCCAGAAGGGCCGGAATTCTAGGGGATTATCGGGGCGGAAGTCGAGCCGGCCTCCCGGCTATCGCCAAGGGACCTCAGGCGGCCGCCCAGGTCACGCGCGCTTGCTGCGGGTCCGGCGCTGTGACAGATTTCCGCCTTCCGCCGACGTACGAGAATGGGGGCCAGCCGACGCGAGCCGGCTGCTGACATGGCAACGCGAAAGAGCCTCAGACAGCGGCTGCGCGAGCGGCTCAACAACCAGTACGAGCGGGACCGCTTCGTTCATGCCCAGCTGGCGCAGCTTCCGGCTGGGACGCTGCTCCTCGACGCAGGTTGCGGCAGCCAGCGATACCGTCCGGCCTGCGCGCACCTGACCTACCGGACCCAGGACTTCGGCGCCTACTCGCGCGACGAGAAGGCCAACCTCGGCTCCCGGAAGGACGACAGCTGGCGCTACGAGTATGGGAAGCTCGACTACGTCGGCAACATCTGGCAGGTGGCGGAGAACGATGCCACCTTCGACGTCATCCTGTGCACCGAGGTGTTCGAGCACATCCCGCACCCGGTGGAGACCCTGAAGGAGTTCGGGCGGCTCCTCAAGCCGGGTGGGACCCTGATCCTGACGGCTCCCAGCAACTGCCTGCGACACCAGGATCCCTACTTCTTCTTCAGCGGCTTCAGCGACCGCTGGTACCAGAAGTTCCTCCCGGAGAACGGCTTCGAGATCCAGCTGCTCGAGCCGGTGGGCGACTACTACAGCTGGATGGGTGTCGAGCTGGCGCGCACCGCCGTCACACACTCGCTCCTCACCAAGCTCCTCCTGGCCCCCGCCTTCCTCTTCTACATGCTCAAGAGGAAGACCCAGCTCTCGGTCGACACGCTCTGCATGGGGTATCACGTCGTCGCCAGGCGCTCGTAGGCTGGGCCCGGGAGGAAGGCCGTTCGTGACGACCGCGCTGCGCCGCCTCCACGCCACCTTTGGAACCTTCGGGCTCGACGGGCTTCGCTTGGTCCGCGCCGTGGCGGGGCTCCCCTGGTTCATGAGAGACGCGATGCGGTATCGCCGGAGTGCCGCCGCCGGC
The genomic region above belongs to Anaeromyxobacter sp. and contains:
- a CDS encoding class I SAM-dependent methyltransferase, which encodes MATRKSLRQRLRERLNNQYERDRFVHAQLAQLPAGTLLLDAGCGSQRYRPACAHLTYRTQDFGAYSRDEKANLGSRKDDSWRYEYGKLDYVGNIWQVAENDATFDVILCTEVFEHIPHPVETLKEFGRLLKPGGTLILTAPSNCLRHQDPYFFFSGFSDRWYQKFLPENGFEIQLLEPVGDYYSWMGVELARTAVTHSLLTKLLLAPAFLFYMLKRKTQLSVDTLCMGYHVVARRS